ATATTAAAGAACCGATTACAACCTCTTGACTTGACAGGGAATGAAAGACGTGTAAGTATCGTAACCGGTATTCACGGAGATGAATTAGAGGGACAATATATTTGTTATGAAATTATTCGGAGAATCAAGGAAAATATGGAACATCTCTGTGGTATTATAGATATTTATCCCAGCCTTAACCCTCTGGGTATGGATTCATTAACTAGGGGTATTCCTGCTTTCGATTTGGATTTAAACCGCTGTTTTCCTGGAAGTAAAGAAGGTGATATGGCAGAAAATGCTGCTGCTAAAATAGTTGAAGATATTTTAGGCTCCCATTTGTGTATTGATCTTCATTCCAGTAATATATTTTTAAGAGAAATTCCCCAGGTAAGGATGATTGAAGAAAATGCCTCCATGCTTTTACCTTACGCCAAATTGTTAAATCTTGATTTTGTATGGGTTCATCCTTCTGCAACCGTTCAAAACGCAACTCTTGCCCATGCACTAAATACCAATGGTGTACCAACTATTGCTGTAGAAATGGGTACTGGCATGCGTATTACTAAGCAGTTTGGTGACCAGATAACAGAGGGTATTTTCTGCCTTTTAAAAGAAATCGGTATGTGGAGCGGGGACGTAATTCTTCCAAAGACTCCTATTGTGTCTTCAGAAGGACATAGGGATGTTACGATGGTTCATGCAGAAGCCTCAGGCATCTTTCTGCCCGCAGTTAAACATTGGAACAGCATAAAAAAAGGAGATGTTATCGGGGATATTGTTAATACTCTGACCGGTGAAATCGAACAGCATATTATCGCCCCCTGCGACGGTATGGTATTTACTCTCAGAGAATATCCGGTTGTGAACAGCGGTTCTTTAATTGTCCGTATCTTAGGAGGTGACTTGTAATGCACAAAGATATTGTTTATTCTGTGAAATCTCCTTTTCGTTCTGAAATGAATATCTTAGGTTACCGTTTCGGTAAAGGCGAAAAATCAGCCTGTATTGTTGGACCTACCAGGGGCAATGAAGTTCAGCAGCTTTATATCTGCTCTCAGATTATTAAAACCTTATCAAGACTTGAAAAAACCGGTGCTATCGTAAATAACAATGAAATTATGGTTATCCCCACTGTCAATCAATACTCTATTAATACAGAAAAACGTTTCTGGGCTATGGATAATACGGATATAAACCGTATGTTTCCCGGTGATGAAGAAGGCGAAACCACCAAAAGAATTGCCGCAGGCATCTTCAATGCAGTTAAAGGATTCAGCTATGGAATCCAGTTCGCCAGCTTCCATACTCCCGGAGATTTTATTCCCCATGTCAGAATGATGGAAACCGGTTATCAGAATACCAGTTTGGCTAATTTATTCGGACTTCCTTATGTGCTGACAAGAAAGCCCCAGCCTATCGATACAGGCACCTTAAACTACAACTGGCAGTTAAACGGTACGAATGCTTTTTCTGTTTATACCAGTGCAACCGACTACATCGATGAAAAATCAGCAAATCAGGCTGTATCCTCCGTTCTACGCTTTCTTACCAGAATGGGTATAATAAAATATAACTGCCATAACGGCTTTATTGCCACTACTTTAGAAGAAGAACTGCTGATGTCCATTCGTGCAGATGTTTCCGGCATTTATAGGCGTTTTAAAGAGCCGGGGGAAGAAGTAACTTTTGGAGATCTTCTGGCAGAAGTGGTTGACCCCATAGAAGGTGAAGTAAAATCCCAGATAATAGCTCCAAGTGACGGTATTATCTTTTTTGCTCATGGAAAGCCGCTAGTCATTGAAAATTGTACCGTATATAAGTTAATTCGCAGACTTCACGAGTAATACTTGTATAATTTGCCAGAAAATAAGTATATTCTGTGAACTCCTCAAGACAAACGCATGAATATATTTAAAGGTTTATAAGAATAAGGGAAAAGTGTATAATCATTCCAAGGGGGATGAAAAAATGCACAAGACATTGAAATATTTAGAACAAGTAGAAGATTTAAGACAGAAGAAAAAAATTCTTTACAAGATGAGTGATATTATAGCGCTGGTATTCTTTGCAATGCTGGCAAATGCAGACGAATGGATAGCAATAGAAATATTTGGGAAAGAACATGAGAAGTTTCTGCGAAGATATTTGGAGCTTCCAAACGGCATTCCTTCTCACGATACGATTCAACGTGTATTTAGCATGGTATCCCCAGAGTTTCTTCAGAAATTCCAACTGCTTTGGAATGAGATGCTAAGTAGCGGAGAAGGAGAAAAAATCAAAAAAATCCTCGCCATTGACGGAAAAACACAATGTGGAAATAGGAACAAAGACCAGAATGCAAACCATATTGTCAGTGCAGTGGACGAGAAAGGAATCTGCCTTGGGCAAAAGCGAGTAGAAGAAAAGACCAATGAAATTACAGCGATTCCTGAACTGCTTGACGATTTGAACGTGAAAGGTCATATCATTACAACGGATGCAATGGGAACGCAAACGCAGATTGTAAAGAAGATATGGAAAAAGAAAGCCGATTACGTGCTAGCCCTAAAAGGAAATCAGGGAAGACTTCATGAGGATGTGAAATTATATTTTGATGATGTTGGATTATTGGAGCAGTGTGCCTATACAAAGACAATAGAGAAAGCGCGAGGCGGCATAGAGAAGCGCGAATACTGGCAGAGTGTAGATATTGCATGGCTAGAGCAGAAGAAGGACTGGGCAGGGCTGAAATCCATTGCAATGACACGCAATACTATAGTCAGAAACGAGGTAGAGATAACGGAAACCCGATATTTTATAAGTAGTCTACCACTAGAGGTCAGCGAAATTGCCCGAGCGATTCGGGGACATTGGATGGTGGAAAGTTTTCATTGGCATCTGGATGTAACCTTTCGAGAGGATGACAACCACACCCTTGAAAAGCAGGCAGCATTTAATTTAAATATCATGAGAAAACTGGCATTGAACGTATTAAGGATATATGAATTAAGGAAAACGCCCATGAGCCTGAAAATGAAACGCTTTGCAATTGGAACGAATCCTGAAAGACACTTGGAAAACATTCTGAATCTGTAATACTTAAAAAAGATACATTCAAGTGCTTGTTAATAGAACACATTCATGCGTTTGTCGTGGTGAACTCCTTTATAAATCTTGACATATGTGCAAAATAGTTTAAAATGTAAAGTATGTGTATGCTTTTATTTATTTATGCTTGGAGCGTATTAGAAGACGCTCTCGCACTTAAGAATTATAATTTGGAGGAAACCTAGTGAAGAAATCAAAAAAAATTCTGAACCTCCTGTTAATAGCCTTATTAGCAGTTGGAATGACATTGACAACAGGGTGCAGCAAAAAACAGAATCCTGCCGAATCTTTGGTATTAACTGTTAATGACCAGAATGTGTACTTAAATGAAATAATGTATTATATTTCTGCTGTTGAAGCCCAAGGTGCCCAATGGGAGCAAATGTACCAGGCCTATTATGGGTCAAGTTATTGGGATACAGAATACGAAGAAGGCAAGACCATGCGTGACCAGGCAAAAGAATATGTTATGGATACTGCTATCAAATACGAAATTATTTATGATAAGGCAGTAAAAGAGAACTATACTTTAACAGAGGATGAGAAGAAACAGGCCGAACGTAACGCAGAAACTATTCTTGCAGAAATGACTGAAGATACTTTAAAGATTACAGGTTTTACCAAAGAAATCCTTACTAAGGTTCAAGAAAAGCTTATGCTGGGTGAAAAATATTACAGCAAAATTGTAGAAGACCTTCCTATCGATGATGAAGCTATTAAAGCTGGTATTAAGTTTGAAGATTACAAACAGTACAATACTAAATATATCTTTGCAGCCACTTCCAAACTGGATGAAAGCTACAATACAGTTGAGTTAAGTGATGAAGAAAAAGCAGCAGCAAAAACCGCTGTTACTGATGCCCTGAAAAAGGTGAACGAAGGCACTGAATTCGCTGATATTGTGAAAGATAACGATACGCTTACTACCGCAGATGCTAATTTTGTCTATGAAGACGGAAGCATTGAGAAAGAATATCAGGATGCTGCTATGAAACTGGAGAATGGAGCTGTTACAGACAGCATAATAGAAACAGAAACCGGTTATTATATTATAAAGATGGTGAATAATAATTCTTCTGAAAGCTATGACACAGCTGTTGCTGATGCTGTTGCCACTGCAGAGGACGAAGGTTTTACTGCTGAGTATAACAAAATAAAAGAAGCTTATACAACTACTATTAACACTAAAGTATGGGATTCTATTAAGCTTGGTAATATAACAATTGTCGCAACCACTGAAAGCAAAGATAAATAATAAATCATGTAAATTTACTTGATTTATACATAAGAAACTCCATGACTTTCTTACAACACCTACTCGGTTAGATGAGATGTCATGGAGTTTCTTCTTTGTACAACACTACTATGGAAACCACGTTTTCTAACCTTTACAACTATACCAACCTTAAGGAAAGCAGTGAAACTCTACTCTCTAATACCAAGTATAAGTCATGTATTCCGGTAGTTGTTTTTATTTGTTGGGAACAGCTAACAAAAGCTTCACTTCCAAGCGTTATCGGTATTTCGATTGTACAAATCGGCTCTTCTTGTATGGAATCAATATATACAAAAATCCTTCTTCCACCTTCTGCTGTAGCTGCCTCTAATACTACAGCCGTTCTATTATTCATATTTACCTGTTGGTACTTAAGAATACCGTGCGTGTACTTTGTTACGAGATAATGCTTTGCCAACTTTTTTGAAAATAACATGGCCACCCCTTCTTTATCATCATAATTGATGGAAGGTGTTGTTTTTTCTAAGGTTTGAGCCGGTATATTCTCTCCATCAATCCAGATCCTATGTTCTAACCGGATATCCTCACTGCTGCTGCCTGCCTGGAATATATATTCTCCGCTCTCAACACAAAATTTTTCTCTTGTCACATCATAAAACTGTAGAGTCTCCTTGTTTATATCAAACGTTATCTCTTTTGTCTCTCCTGCTTCTATATAGATTCTCTGAAAACCGCAAAGTTGTTTTAACGGCCTATCCACGCGGGATTTCATAGCTCTAAAATATATTTGTACTACCTCTTCCCCTCCAAATTTAGAAGTATTTTTTACATTCAGGGTTACTTGTATTTTTTCGGAATGTCCATTACTGTTCTCTAAAAGCTTTACTATAAGTTTATCATATAAGAATGCTGAATAACTGAGCCCGTGTCCAAATGGGAATAAGGGTTTACCATCATAATATAAATATGTGGTGCGATTTTTTTTTATATCATAATCCATAATATCCGGTAATTCTCGTACTGAAGTATACCAGGTCATAGGTACTCTGCCAGCAGGATTATAACTTCCATACAGTACCTCAGTCAAAGCTTTTCCAAGCTCTGGTCCGGCATGACATGTATGAAGAATCGCTGGTATATGTATTTTTTCCCAATTCAGGGCATAGGGATAACTTGCAACCACCACTACAATTGTATTTGGATTCACATCATATACTGCACGAATTAGTTCCTGTTGGTGTTTCGGAAGCACAATATCCTCCCTGTCATAGCACTCTCTTGCAACCTGCATCGGATCATTTCCAACTATAACGATTGCTGTCTTAGCTTCTCTGGCTAATGCCTTAGCACGTTCGATACCACTGGATTGTATCTCAAGCTGAAACTGCTTTTCCTCCGTCATTCTTGAGGGCAAACTACTTTTTAAATAACCATCCTTGTCAATTAAAGCTTCCATACCATTCCATAAATTTATGGTAGTATATTCTTCCTGCTTCATATCTGTGAACTTTTTGCAGTTAAACCCTTCCTTAACAAACCAATGATAGGTACTTATTCCAGTAGCTTTTATTCCTTCTTCCCCTTCATCTCTTAAGAACTTTTTATGGCAGACGGAATAGAAGTTTTGAACATCTCTATCCCAGGAATGGCATTCAAATATTTCCCTCTCTCCTGGGATGTCCGCTTCTGTAACTACTTCTCCGCTATCCCTGACCGTTAAATAGTTCCCTGTTGCTTTTACCTTAAAGGCAATACGGTCATAGCCGTTATCATAACTTACGGCCTCTTCTCCTAAATATTCTTTTAACCCTGTTAAAGGTGATACCTGATAGGTAGAAAATCCCGTATACCAGTCGGCATAATTCGTATCTGCCAATGGTCCGATAACTGCCACTTTCCCACTTTCTTTACTAAGAGGTAATATTCCGCTATTTTTTAGTAATACCATCTGCTCCTTTGCTGCCCTATTATTTAAAGCTATATGTTCTTTACAGATTATTATCTGCTCTGATATCTTTGCATAGGGATTCCGGTCTTCAGGGTCAAATTCCCCCAGATGAAAACGGACCTTGAGTACTCTTTTCAAGCTCTCGTTTAACTCCGCTTCTGTCAGTAGATTGGTTCGTATGGCTTCCAAAACAGCAGTATATACCAGTTCTTTATCATCAGTCATAATATCCGTACCGGCTCGTATGGCAAGTGCTACACTTTCTGCATGGGAATCTACATAGTGATGTTCCGTAATGTTTTGCGAGAAATCACAGCCGTCACTTACAACAAACTCCAATCCCCACTGGTCTTTGACTACAGTCTTCAATTCCGGATTCAGTATAGCAGGCACTCCAGACAATTCATTATAAGCTGCCATAATAGATACAGCTCCTCCTTCCGTGATGGCCGGTTGGAAAGCCTTATAATAGTACTCATGCTTTGTTCGGGGCTCTAGGTTCGCAGAGCATTTGCCCCTGTCTTTTTCATTATTATTGGCACAAAAATGCTTCAAGGTCGGGGCTGTGAGATAATAAAATTCA
The nucleotide sequence above comes from Anaerocolumna cellulosilytica. Encoded proteins:
- a CDS encoding M14 family metallopeptidase; protein product: MVKTVFSIDLPVLENMCILKNRLQPLDLTGNERRVSIVTGIHGDELEGQYICYEIIRRIKENMEHLCGIIDIYPSLNPLGMDSLTRGIPAFDLDLNRCFPGSKEGDMAENAAAKIVEDILGSHLCIDLHSSNIFLREIPQVRMIEENASMLLPYAKLLNLDFVWVHPSATVQNATLAHALNTNGVPTIAVEMGTGMRITKQFGDQITEGIFCLLKEIGMWSGDVILPKTPIVSSEGHRDVTMVHAEASGIFLPAVKHWNSIKKGDVIGDIVNTLTGEIEQHIIAPCDGMVFTLREYPVVNSGSLIVRILGGDL
- a CDS encoding M14 family metallopeptidase — translated: MHKDIVYSVKSPFRSEMNILGYRFGKGEKSACIVGPTRGNEVQQLYICSQIIKTLSRLEKTGAIVNNNEIMVIPTVNQYSINTEKRFWAMDNTDINRMFPGDEEGETTKRIAAGIFNAVKGFSYGIQFASFHTPGDFIPHVRMMETGYQNTSLANLFGLPYVLTRKPQPIDTGTLNYNWQLNGTNAFSVYTSATDYIDEKSANQAVSSVLRFLTRMGIIKYNCHNGFIATTLEEELLMSIRADVSGIYRRFKEPGEEVTFGDLLAEVVDPIEGEVKSQIIAPSDGIIFFAHGKPLVIENCTVYKLIRRLHE
- a CDS encoding ISAs1 family transposase, coding for MHKTLKYLEQVEDLRQKKKILYKMSDIIALVFFAMLANADEWIAIEIFGKEHEKFLRRYLELPNGIPSHDTIQRVFSMVSPEFLQKFQLLWNEMLSSGEGEKIKKILAIDGKTQCGNRNKDQNANHIVSAVDEKGICLGQKRVEEKTNEITAIPELLDDLNVKGHIITTDAMGTQTQIVKKIWKKKADYVLALKGNQGRLHEDVKLYFDDVGLLEQCAYTKTIEKARGGIEKREYWQSVDIAWLEQKKDWAGLKSIAMTRNTIVRNEVEITETRYFISSLPLEVSEIARAIRGHWMVESFHWHLDVTFREDDNHTLEKQAAFNLNIMRKLALNVLRIYELRKTPMSLKMKRFAIGTNPERHLENILNL
- a CDS encoding peptidylprolyl isomerase, whose translation is MKKSKKILNLLLIALLAVGMTLTTGCSKKQNPAESLVLTVNDQNVYLNEIMYYISAVEAQGAQWEQMYQAYYGSSYWDTEYEEGKTMRDQAKEYVMDTAIKYEIIYDKAVKENYTLTEDEKKQAERNAETILAEMTEDTLKITGFTKEILTKVQEKLMLGEKYYSKIVEDLPIDDEAIKAGIKFEDYKQYNTKYIFAATSKLDESYNTVELSDEEKAAAKTAVTDALKKVNEGTEFADIVKDNDTLTTADANFVYEDGSIEKEYQDAAMKLENGAVTDSIIETETGYYIIKMVNNNSSESYDTAVADAVATAEDEGFTAEYNKIKEAYTTTINTKVWDSIKLGNITIVATTESKDK
- a CDS encoding glycoside hydrolase family 3 protein, which encodes MLQKGMAKYRTLPFWNPDLPLKERIDDLISRLTLEEKAGLISAQQQGIERLGISEWWIGCEIARGYVGRSSNEPSTVFPQPIGLAATFDTNLMYQIGEAAGKETRVYYQKEKKGKLMVWGPTVDMERDPRWGRTEEAYGEDPYLTGEMTKAYTKGLKGDDEFYYLTAPTLKHFCANNNEKDRGKCSANLEPRTKHEYYYKAFQPAITEGGAVSIMAAYNELSGVPAILNPELKTVVKDQWGLEFVVSDGCDFSQNITEHHYVDSHAESVALAIRAGTDIMTDDKELVYTAVLEAIRTNLLTEAELNESLKRVLKVRFHLGEFDPEDRNPYAKISEQIIICKEHIALNNRAAKEQMVLLKNSGILPLSKESGKVAVIGPLADTNYADWYTGFSTYQVSPLTGLKEYLGEEAVSYDNGYDRIAFKVKATGNYLTVRDSGEVVTEADIPGEREIFECHSWDRDVQNFYSVCHKKFLRDEGEEGIKATGISTYHWFVKEGFNCKKFTDMKQEEYTTINLWNGMEALIDKDGYLKSSLPSRMTEEKQFQLEIQSSGIERAKALAREAKTAIVIVGNDPMQVARECYDREDIVLPKHQQELIRAVYDVNPNTIVVVVASYPYALNWEKIHIPAILHTCHAGPELGKALTEVLYGSYNPAGRVPMTWYTSVRELPDIMDYDIKKNRTTYLYYDGKPLFPFGHGLSYSAFLYDKLIVKLLENSNGHSEKIQVTLNVKNTSKFGGEEVVQIYFRAMKSRVDRPLKQLCGFQRIYIEAGETKEITFDINKETLQFYDVTREKFCVESGEYIFQAGSSSEDIRLEHRIWIDGENIPAQTLEKTTPSINYDDKEGVAMLFSKKLAKHYLVTKYTHGILKYQQVNMNNRTAVVLEAATAEGGRRIFVYIDSIQEEPICTIEIPITLGSEAFVSCSQQIKTTTGIHDLYLVLESRVSLLSLRLV